A window of Elusimicrobiota bacterium contains these coding sequences:
- the fabZ gene encoding 3-hydroxyacyl-ACP dehydratase FabZ: MDSNTVKDIEFDIEGIKKIIPHRYPFLMIDRAIVNYDTKTAKGYKCVSGNEEYFQGHFPGNPLMPGVLIIEAMAQTACVLLLSKPKKMGKFAYFMAINNVKFRKPVVPGDTLEFKIGVLREREKGGVARGEAFVNNELVTEAEFMFSIVEKEEKK; this comes from the coding sequence ATGGATAGTAATACCGTGAAAGATATTGAATTTGATATTGAGGGAATTAAGAAAATTATTCCTCATCGGTACCCTTTTTTAATGATTGATAGAGCAATAGTTAATTATGATACAAAGACAGCGAAAGGGTATAAATGTGTAAGCGGGAATGAAGAGTATTTTCAAGGACATTTCCCCGGAAATCCTCTTATGCCCGGGGTTCTTATTATTGAAGCAATGGCCCAGACGGCATGTGTATTGCTTTTATCAAAGCCAAAAAAAATGGGTAAATTTGCATATTTTATGGCAATAAATAATGTTAAATTTAGAAAGCCGGTAGTACCGGGAGATACCCTAGAATTCAAGATAGGTGTTTTGCGCGAACGTGAAAAGGGAGGAGTAGCTCGTGGTGAAGCATTTGTTAATAATGAATTGGTGACAGAAGCAGAATTTATGTTTAGTATAGTTGAAAAAGAGGAGAAAAAATGA
- the lpxC gene encoding UDP-3-O-acyl-N-acetylglucosamine deacetylase codes for MEKQKTISKQVSIEGIGLHTGNKSRVIFKPAPENFGIKFVRIDLQDKPVINAIIRYVSGTAVRGTTIANGTGQVHTIEHILAVCSGLGIDNLEILINNNEPPIMDGSAKPFADILIKAGIEEQNEEKNYFVVNQPVTYQSDKTTFIAYPSNDFSLDCKVNYDHPLIKEQQISLKIDAETFLEELAPARTFCFDYEIEALRSKGLAKGGNLSNAIVVGLKDIHNPEPLRFKNEFVRHKALDLLGDLFLIGRPIKAHIVAVRSGHNHNVSFTKELAKVGGLFVD; via the coding sequence ATGGAAAAACAAAAAACAATTTCAAAACAAGTCTCGATAGAAGGCATAGGACTTCATACCGGAAACAAAAGCAGAGTAATATTTAAGCCTGCTCCTGAGAATTTTGGAATAAAATTTGTGCGTATAGATTTGCAAGATAAACCAGTAATAAACGCAATAATCAGGTATGTATCAGGTACTGCGGTTAGGGGAACAACTATAGCTAATGGCACAGGACAAGTGCATACTATTGAACATATACTTGCTGTTTGTTCAGGGCTTGGAATAGATAATCTTGAAATACTTATCAATAATAACGAACCACCAATAATGGACGGTAGTGCAAAGCCGTTTGCTGACATTTTAATAAAAGCGGGGATAGAAGAACAAAATGAAGAAAAGAATTACTTTGTTGTTAATCAACCTGTTACCTATCAGTCAGATAAAACCACTTTTATTGCCTACCCATCAAATGATTTTTCTTTAGACTGCAAAGTTAACTATGACCATCCACTGATAAAGGAACAACAGATTTCATTGAAAATAGATGCAGAAACTTTTTTAGAGGAACTTGCTCCTGCAAGAACTTTTTGTTTTGATTATGAAATAGAAGCTTTAAGAAGCAAGGGGCTGGCAAAAGGCGGAAACCTTTCAAATGCAATTGTTGTGGGATTAAAAGACATCCATAATCCTGAACCTTTAAGATTTAAAAATGAATTTGTCCGTCATAAAGCGCTTGACCTGTTAGGTGATTTATTCCTTATAGGGAGACCAATAAAGGCTCATATAGTTGCGGTCAGGAGCGGGCATAATCATAATGTGTCTTTTACAAAAGAATTAGCAAAAGTTGGTGGTTTATTTGTTGATTAA
- the lpxD gene encoding UDP-3-O-(3-hydroxymyristoyl)glucosamine N-acyltransferase: EKVEGLKQTIIIVKNPQLAFAKILTMLEKEKKSVIEKGIHSTAIIGKNVRLSHDIIIGPYAIIGNEVNIGNSTRILAHCFVGADSKIGHGCLIYPNVTIRENTTIGNNCIIHSGTVIGSDGFRFMPDEKGNFKVPQIGGVEIGDDVEIGSNVSIDRASTGKTIIGKGTKIDNLVQIAHNVQIGSHCIIVAQTGISGSAKIGSFVRFGGKSGVSDHIKIGDGATIAAGAGVISDMKPKEVVFGFPARPPKEEMKKLAIMSKLPEMYEHYKKLSAKEKNN, from the coding sequence GAAAAGGTAGAAGGTTTAAAACAAACGATTATAATAGTAAAAAATCCGCAATTAGCATTCGCAAAGATTTTAACGATGTTAGAAAAGGAAAAAAAATCTGTAATAGAAAAAGGGATTCATTCAACTGCGATTATAGGAAAAAATGTAAGGTTGAGTCATGATATTATAATTGGTCCATATGCGATAATTGGGAATGAAGTAAATATTGGAAATTCAACTAGGATTTTAGCACATTGTTTTGTTGGGGCTGATTCCAAAATAGGGCACGGCTGTTTGATTTATCCAAATGTTACAATTAGAGAAAATACAACGATAGGGAACAATTGTATTATTCATTCAGGAACTGTTATCGGTTCTGATGGATTTCGTTTTATGCCGGATGAAAAAGGGAATTTTAAAGTTCCTCAGATTGGAGGAGTAGAAATTGGTGATGATGTTGAGATAGGTTCAAATGTTTCAATAGACCGTGCTTCAACGGGAAAAACCATAATAGGCAAGGGAACAAAAATTGATAATCTTGTACAAATAGCCCATAATGTACAAATAGGAAGTCATTGTATAATTGTTGCTCAGACAGGGATTTCAGGTTCAGCCAAAATAGGTAGCTTTGTTCGTTTTGGAGGGAAATCAGGAGTTTCTGACCATATTAAAATCGGTGACGGAGCAACTATTGCTGCTGGAGCAGGTGTAATCAGTGACATGAAACCCAAAGAAGTTGTTTTTGGATTTCCGGCCAGGCCGCCTAAAGAAGAAATGAAAAAGCTAGCGATTATGAGTAAGTTGCCTGAAATGTATGAGCATTATAAAAAACTGAGTGCTAAAGAAAAAAATAACTAA